One genomic region from Bufo bufo chromosome 3, aBufBuf1.1, whole genome shotgun sequence encodes:
- the LOC120993964 gene encoding protein ANTAGONIST OF LIKE HETEROCHROMATIN PROTEIN 1-like has product MSEETFSFLCAKLRPVMEKKSTNFRACLPVRKRIAIALWKLATNSEYRSIGHLFGVSKSSVCRCVQDFCKSVCTLLAPEIVHFPNREKLKDMAEYFENRWGLPQCVGAIDGSHIPIIAPQEYHTDYFNRKGWHSIILQGVVDGKGLFWNVNVGKPGSLHDARVLRLSTFWDWVGQGGLYPVSTKNICGVNVGYYVLGDSAYPLQNWLLKPFPDNGRLTTEQQIYNKKTSRARVVVENAFGRLKGRWRCLMKRNDSDIQLTKSMVLTCCALHNLCESHGEDFDQDWNTSPEEPVPVIAAQDMEEECSEIRQALMRHLNVNVVTVNN; this is encoded by the coding sequence ATGTCAGAGGAAACCTTCTCATTCCTTTGTGCAAAGCTACGTCCAGTGATGGAAAAGAAAAGCACCAACTTCAGAGCCTGTTTGCCTGTAAGGAAAAGAATTGCCATTGCACTGTGGAAGCTGGCTACCAACAGTGAATACAGGAGTATAGGTCATCTTTTTGGTGTCAGCAAATCATCAGTGTGCCGGTGTGTGCAGGACTTCTGTAAGTCTGTGTGCACATTGCTAGCGCCTGAAATTGTTCATTTTCCTAACAGGGAAAAGCTCAAAGACATGGCTGAGTACTTTGAGAACAGGTGGGGCCTTCCACAGTGTGTTGGTGCTATTGATGGCTCACACATACCAATAATAGCACCACAAGAATACCACACTGACTACTTCAACCGAAAAGGCTGGCATTCCATCATCCTCCAGGGAGTAGTGGATGGCAAGGGACTATTCTGGAATGTGAATGTAGGAAAGCCTGGGAGTTTGCATGATGCTCGGGTTCTCCGATTGTCAACATTTTGGGATTGGGTTGGCCAGGGAGGCCTGTACCCTGTTAGCACTAAGAACATTTGTGGGGTGAATGTTGGCTATTATGTGCTTGGGGACTCTGCCTATCCTTTACAAAATTGGCTCCTGAAACCATTTCCTGACAATGGGCGCCTAACAACAGAGCAGCAAATCTACAACAAGAAAACATCCAGGGCACGTGTTGTAGTGGAAAATGCGTTTGGAAGACTTAAGGGTAGATGGAGGTGTCTTATGAAGAGGAATGACAGTGACATTCAACTTACCAAATCCATGGTCCTAACGTGCTGTGCTCTTCACAATCTTTGTGAAAGTCATGGAGAAGACTTTGACCAGGATTGGAATACATCTCCAGAAGAGCCAGTACCAGTAATAGCAGCACAGGATATGGAAGAAGAGTGCAGTGAAATACGTCAGGCTCTGATGAGGCACCTTAACGTTAACGTTGTTACCGTGAATAATTAA